Genomic window (Mycolicibacterium smegmatis):
GGTCTGGATGTGGTCGATCCGGCCGTGCAGCATGATCCGGGCCAGGGCGTGGACGGCACGGTTGTCGCGGTGCGTCGGGCCGGGGCGGGAGCCGCCGGCCAGGTACAGCGGCGACGACTGGTGCACGAACGGCAGCGGCACGAACTCGGTGAACCCGCCGGTGCGGTCCTGGATGGACTTGATGACGTTGAGGTGTCCGACCCAGTGACGTGGCTGGTCGACGTGGCCGTACATCATGGTCGAGCTGGACCGCAGGCCGACCTCGTGCGCGGTGGTGATCACCTCGATCCACATCGAGGTGGGCAGCTTGCCCTTGGTGAGCACCCAGCGGACCTCGTCGTCGAGGATCTCGGCGGCCGTGCCGGGGATGGTGTCCAGCCCGGCCTCGCGCAGCACGGTCAGCCATTCACGGATCGACATGCCGCTGCGGGTCACGCCGTTGGCGATCTCCATCGGCGAGAACGCGTGCACATGCATCGACGGCACACGCTTCTTGACCGCACGCACCAGATCGGCGTATCCGGTCACGGGCAGTTCAGGGTCGATGCCGCCCTGCATACACACCTCGGTGGCACCTGCGACGTGCGCCTCCCAGGCACGGTCGGCGACCTCGTCGACCGAGAGCGAGTACGCGTCGGCGTCGCCCTTGCGCTGCGCGAACGCGCAGAACCGGCAGCCGGTGTAGCAGATGTTGGTGAAGTTGATGTTGCGGTTGACGACGAACGTGACGTCGTCACCGACGGCATCGCGGCGCAGTGAATCAGCCAGTGCGGTAACGGCTTCCAGCGCAGGGCCGTCGGCGGTTGCCAGCGCCAGGTACTCGTCGTCGCTGCATCCGCCCGGGTTGCGTTCGGCCGATCGCAGTGCCGACAGCACATCGGTGTCGATGCGCTCGGGGGCACGTGCGGCGAGTTCGGAGACCTTCTCGCGGATCGACTCCCAATCACCGAACGCGCTGTCGAGATCGCTGCGGGTGTCGGTCAACCGGCCCTCGGCGTCGATCGCGGTGTGCAGATCGGTGCGGCCCAGGGATTCGGAGGCCTCGTCGGGCTCCTGCCACGGCAGGCCCGACGGGTTGACGTCGAGCGCGTAACCGGTGTCGGGGTCGGCCAGCGCATCGACGTGCGCGCGCACTCGCGGATCGATCCACGCCGCGCCGGCCTGTACGTACTGCGGCTGGGCGGTCAGACGCTGCACCAGGTCGTAGCCGGCCTCGGCGGTGACGTCGGCCAGCTCATCCAGTGCGGGCCAAGGCCTTTCGGGGTTCACATGGTCCGGCGTCAGCGGCGACACCCCACCCCAGTCGTCGACGCCTGCGCCGATGAGCGCCAGACATTCGT
Coding sequences:
- a CDS encoding bifunctional FO biosynthesis protein CofGH, whose product is MALNSEHGADLGVPLVPPPAVTPSPAALRRVLRRARDGVALNVDEAAIAMTARGDDLADLCASAARVRDAGLTTAGRRGPNGRLPVSYSRKVFIPVTHLCRDTCHYCTFVTVPGKLRAQGMGMYMEPDEILDVARQGAELGCKEALFTLGDRPEDRWEEARQWLDERGYDSTLDYVRAMAIRVLEETGLLPHLNPGVMSWSELSRLKPVAPSMGMMLETTSRRLFETKGEAHYGSPDKDPAVRLRTLDDAGRLSIPFTTGLLVGIGETLAERAETMHAIRRSHKEFGHVQEVIVQNFRAKDRTAMASTPDADIDDFLATVAVTRLVLGPKMRIQAPPNLVSRDECLALIGAGVDDWGGVSPLTPDHVNPERPWPALDELADVTAEAGYDLVQRLTAQPQYVQAGAAWIDPRVRAHVDALADPDTGYALDVNPSGLPWQEPDEASESLGRTDLHTAIDAEGRLTDTRSDLDSAFGDWESIREKVSELAARAPERIDTDVLSALRSAERNPGGCSDDEYLALATADGPALEAVTALADSLRRDAVGDDVTFVVNRNINFTNICYTGCRFCAFAQRKGDADAYSLSVDEVADRAWEAHVAGATEVCMQGGIDPELPVTGYADLVRAVKKRVPSMHVHAFSPMEIANGVTRSGMSIREWLTVLREAGLDTIPGTAAEILDDEVRWVLTKGKLPTSMWIEVITTAHEVGLRSSSTMMYGHVDQPRHWVGHLNVIKSIQDRTGGFTEFVPLPFVHQSSPLYLAGGSRPGPTHRDNRAVHALARIMLHGRIDHIQTSWVKLGIERTQVMLRGGANDLGGTLMEETISRMAGSENGSAKTVEELVAIAEGIGRPARQRTTTYAPLAA